TTATAGAGGATCCCAAAAGCATCTGGAAAGGAAGCTCTCTTTATGCTCTTTACCGGGAGGCGCATACGCCATGGGAATGGCACAAGCCGATCTTTGATCGATGTCGTGAACATGGAATGCTATGCTTTAGCACTCCGTTTGATGAGTCATCGGTAGATTTTCTGGAGAATTTGGGTGTCCCTTGTTACAAGATTGCCTCCTTTGAAAATACAGATATCCCATTGATACGAAAAGTTGCTTCAACTGGGAAGCCGATGATCATATCCACAGGCATGGCTTCGATAGCGGAGCTTGATGAAACAGTCAGAGCGGCAAAGGATGCTGGTTGTCCGGACTTGGTTCTACTCAAGTGCACCAGTACCTATCCTGCTACTCCGGAAAACACGAATTTGCGGACTATCGCTCACATGCAGGAACTTTTCGGCTGCGAGATTGGGCTGTCCGATCATACAATGGGTATTGGGGTGGCGGTCGCAAGTGTCGCTTTGGGTGCGACTGTCATCGAAAAACACTTTACACTTTGCAGAAATGACGGTGGTGTGGATGCTTCATTCTCCATGGAGCCCGATGAAATGAAGGCGCTGGTTTTTGAAACGAGACGAGCTTGGCAAGCGCTTGGCAAAGTAAACTATGGTGCGACAGACAAAGAAATAGCCTCCCAAAAATATCGCCGCACCCTTTATGTGACCAAGGATATCGCTCAGGGAGAACCTTTCACTAACGAAAATTTACGGGCGATTAGACCGGGATACGGACTGCCTCCAAAATACATTGGTGTTTTTATAGGGAAAAAAGCCCGTATATCCTTGAAAAAAGGAACTCCTCTTGACTGGGATATGATCGGATAGCCCTAGGTGGACAGCGTTGTATCAATGTTAAAACAGTCTCTTGCCAAAAGGGCGGTTAAAGAGTCTGTTTTATTTTCACTCAGTTCTGTTTTTTTTCAAGGTTCCAAATTTTCCACCTTCCTGTTGGCAGCAAAGCTTCTGGGACCAGAAATTTATGGTCTGTGGAATGGGATTGTATTAATTTTAATGTATGGTCCAAATATCCACTTGGGAGTTCTTAATGCCTTGAATCGCGAGATCCCATATCAGGAGGGGGCAGGGAATCATGAGAAGGTCGTTGTACTGCGAAATACGGGAGCTGGGGTAGTATTTGTAACAGCAGTACCATTGTCTTTGTCTGTTTTCTGCATTTCGTTTCTCCCTTGGATTGATCATCCGTTGGATGTTGGCCTCAGGTACGTGGCCGTTATTCTTTTTTTTCAATATTTCTATATATTTCAACAGATGTTACTCAGATCTCATGGGTTGTTTAGCCTGATGAGCATTCAGCAGGTACTCTATTCAATAGCAACTATTTTGATCATATTACCTGCAACTTACTATTTTAAGTTTGATGGATTTTTGGGCGGGCAAATCATCGTATTGATTGTGACCTTATTGTTTTTACGTGGGCATAATGCAATTAAAGTAAAACCTCGATTTTTATGGGTGGATATCTTTCCTCTAATAAAGATTGGTTTCCCTATCATGATGGTGAGCCTCGCCTACAGTTTATTACAGTCAATTGACAGATTATTTATCGTCAAGTATCTCGGTAAGGTAGAGTTGGGGTATTATACTCTCTCGATTATGGCCACAGGAATACTCACGCTATTTCCAATGGTCGTAGGCCAAGTTGTATATCCCCGGATGGCAAGGAAGTTTGGGAAAACTCGTCGGATCGAAGATTTGAAGCCGCTCATCTACACTCCTACTGTTCACTTATTATGGTCGATGGCAGTACTACTGACAGCTGTTTATTTTTTTGCGCCGTTTCTGGTTGAGACATTTTTGCCTGAATATGCAAGAGGTCTTGATGCGCTGAGGATAACGATTTTTGGCCTACTGTTTCTCTCTCTGGTTGGAGGCTTTGCTAATTTTCTGAATACGGTCGGATTGCAAAAAACCTATCTAGCAACTCTGACAATTGCAATCACAATCGGCATTGCTCTCAATTATGCATCAATGATGTATGGATATGGTATTGAAGGGATTGCCGCAGCGACAAGTATTACGTATTTTCTCTATTTACTGATTATCATGGGAGTTTCTTTCAAAGCGATGGGCAGTGGGGATTTTAAGTCTAGGATGGATGGGTAATGCTGTGAACCGAGAACAGTTAACAATCTATCGAGATATTAGTTTTATTGCGTGTTTGGTGTTGGTGCCAACGATTATATCTGCCGTTTATCAAACCCAGATGTTTAATGAAATGGTAAGCCTTCAGTTTGTTGACGAAATTATTTATATTTGTATGATATTTATTATTCTTTATAGGTATATAATAAAGAAAAAAAAAGTACTTTATCTTGGTTTTATTTGTTTTTATATAGGGTATTCTTTTTTTTTGATTTTCAAAAATTCTCTACCAATGACACACGTATTGCAGATTTTTTTGACAGTTAAGGCATTTTTAGCTTATTTTTATTTCAATACTATGCCTTGCCAATATAAAGATAAAATGATTAAACTTATTGTCAAGTTTTTAATGATTTTATTTTTCATCTCTTTTGTTATCTCTATAATAGAGATTATAAATCCTGT
The Pelobacter seleniigenes DSM 18267 DNA segment above includes these coding regions:
- a CDS encoding MATE family efflux transporter; this translates as MDSVVSMLKQSLAKRAVKESVLFSLSSVFFQGSKFSTFLLAAKLLGPEIYGLWNGIVLILMYGPNIHLGVLNALNREIPYQEGAGNHEKVVVLRNTGAGVVFVTAVPLSLSVFCISFLPWIDHPLDVGLRYVAVILFFQYFYIFQQMLLRSHGLFSLMSIQQVLYSIATILIILPATYYFKFDGFLGGQIIVLIVTLLFLRGHNAIKVKPRFLWVDIFPLIKIGFPIMMVSLAYSLLQSIDRLFIVKYLGKVELGYYTLSIMATGILTLFPMVVGQVVYPRMARKFGKTRRIEDLKPLIYTPTVHLLWSMAVLLTAVYFFAPFLVETFLPEYARGLDALRITIFGLLFLSLVGGFANFLNTVGLQKTYLATLTIAITIGIALNYASMMYGYGIEGIAAATSITYFLYLLIIMGVSFKAMGSGDFKSRMDG
- the pseI gene encoding pseudaminic acid synthase; this translates as MNFRKLKTHQGISIGEFQVGPNFPPFIIAEMSGNHNQSLERALKIVDAAAESGANALKLQTYTPDTMTLDLDDGEFFIEDPKSIWKGSSLYALYREAHTPWEWHKPIFDRCREHGMLCFSTPFDESSVDFLENLGVPCYKIASFENTDIPLIRKVASTGKPMIISTGMASIAELDETVRAAKDAGCPDLVLLKCTSTYPATPENTNLRTIAHMQELFGCEIGLSDHTMGIGVAVASVALGATVIEKHFTLCRNDGGVDASFSMEPDEMKALVFETRRAWQALGKVNYGATDKEIASQKYRRTLYVTKDIAQGEPFTNENLRAIRPGYGLPPKYIGVFIGKKARISLKKGTPLDWDMIG